TAAGGAAGATGGAACAAGCTCGAGAGGTGGAGCTGATTCATTGCAATTCAGAAGAACAGGTTGCTGATGTCTTCACAAAGGCCCTTGGTATGTCAAGATTTATAAAACTGAGAAAGTAGCTAGGTGTTACAAGCATGGAAActaaggaggagtgttgaagttAGTTCCCATGCAACACATGCAGCAACAAAGGTGGACATGCAGCTCATGCAGATTCATGCACATAAGAATTTATGCACATAAGTTGTCCGGGTAAAATACGTGCAACTGAAGATGTTAATGCTACTGTTTCATCtcagtttcattttgttactttttttaacaatgtttttgtaatttagttcatTTTGAATGACAAATTGATGTAACTTGATGGTCAAAGAGCTGGTTACCAGCTTTGTTTAAGTGTGCAAGTAATATCACCTAGTTCCAATGTAATAAGTGGAGTTAAGTAGTGTTTAGGTTGATTTTTTGACCAGCCAATGACTGATATATGTAATGGCTTTGAGCCAAAGTTTCTTTTGAATGAAATCATCAGATTTTTACTTCCATATGCTCCACTTCTCTTTGCCTTCAAAATTCTGTTCTCTATTCCTGCAAGAAGCTCAAAGCTTGAATTTTCCAGCATTTTTCCTTCATTCTTTATTCGGGTATAATACACTGCTGTTAAAGTCCAGATTGAAGTTCTTACTTCATTCGGTTAAAGAGTGCCAAATCTCCAACAAGATCCCTCGCCTATTAGAAAAAGATTGATTTGTGTTTTTAAAATGAtatgaatttaaaaagaaaaaccctTTGAAAACGTATCCTGCGTAGGAATAGGATAATGATTGTAACAAAATTTGCACGTTATTAAACAAACAATAAACTAtggataaaatataaaatgaataaattaattagtGAAGCTTGAAAACATATATAGCGTGGGATATACTCCTCGAATGTCTACTGATTGTGTGGAACAAATGGATTTTCATTCTTGTAATTTCCAGGAGGCTCATAGTTGCACATAACAAAAAGGCCACCGTTAGCACACCTAACTCGGGCACATCCTACTCTCATTGAATCCCTCCATACAATCTGTGTATAATGGCCGCAGAGTTTCCCCCGTTGGCAAGCAAAGGTTTTCTTATCATAATACTGCTCTTCACCCACCCACCTTTGGACAGCCTCTCGAGGTGTCCAGTGGTCTTTGTTCGCCACGAAGATGTTCTCGCCATAGGGCGCATTGGAGTGGACTATTCTGCAATCTTTGATGCGCTTATTGCCCCATGATCGAGCAAAGTCAGCCAACTTTTGATCCCAGGTGTATAATGGTTCATTCTCTTGAATTCGAGCAGCGTTGTGAGCGTCGAGGAATTGTTGCGCGTCTGAATCAGGAGAACTGGGGGTTAGCGGCTTCGGTTGAAATGGTTGAGTGCTTTGATTTTGAGGTTGTTCGGTTGGGTTTTGAAGCTGTTGAGAGTTTGTAGCTTGGTTTGTATTTGAAGGTTGCTGAGGGTTTGGATTATCGGATGAACTCTGAGATTGTTGAGAGATTAGGATTTCGGATGGCTTTCGAATTGGTTGACGGCTTGAAAATTGGTATGTACCCCGAGGATCTTTAGAGGGATTCACTAGTAACTTGGGATGGATTTGGATTTGGATGGATTCGGATGGATTTGGATGGGGGAGAGGCTTGGGATTTAAAGGTTGGTTTTGAGCTGGATTTGGATTTGAAAGCTGAGGCTGTTGAGAGACTGGATTTTCAT
Above is a genomic segment from Gossypium arboreum isolate Shixiya-1 chromosome 8, ASM2569848v2, whole genome shotgun sequence containing:
- the LOC108468535 gene encoding repressed by EFG1 protein 1-like; the encoded protein is MGSHIFTPFFILIFFFQLSPLVLTLPDLRNIPPHENPVSQQPQLSNPNPAQNQPLNPKPLPHPNPSESIQIQIHPKLLVNPSKDPRGTYQFSSRQPIRKPSEILISQQSQSSSDNPNPQQPSNTNQATNSQQLQNPTEQPQNQSTQPFQPKPLTPSSPDSDAQQFLDAHNAARIQENEPLYTWDQKLADFARSWGNKRIKDCRIVHSNAPYGENIFVANKDHWTPREAVQRWVGEEQYYDKKTFACQRGKLCGHYTQIVWRDSMRVGCARVRCANGGLFVMCNYEPPGNYKNENPFVPHNQ